A portion of the Adhaeribacter radiodurans genome contains these proteins:
- a CDS encoding porin family protein encodes MLYNYYFRKLAGIGFAILLLIGSSQVKAQNSNPGPKFGVKAGLNFSQLYVDQANAQDENIKAGYHFGVFGKVPINDFLAIQPEVLYSNVGSKITYGGSDVADVLGIEPGEVRFNLNYVQVPIALAVNIGPLNVHAGPYFSYLVSANVKDLKSSDFNSSDITDLKTDNFNRFDYGVMGGIGFDVKGVTVGARYNYGLREVGNSGLAGNLTDNSKNSVAQIYLGFGL; translated from the coding sequence ATGTTATACAATTATTACTTCAGAAAATTAGCAGGAATAGGCTTCGCTATTCTTTTGTTAATAGGGTCTAGTCAAGTGAAAGCGCAAAATAGCAATCCAGGACCTAAATTTGGTGTAAAAGCAGGACTAAACTTTTCCCAACTCTACGTTGATCAGGCTAATGCCCAAGACGAAAATATAAAAGCGGGTTATCACTTCGGGGTGTTCGGGAAAGTTCCGATTAATGACTTTCTGGCAATTCAACCAGAAGTACTCTATTCCAATGTAGGTTCTAAAATAACGTACGGCGGATCCGATGTGGCGGATGTTCTGGGTATTGAGCCAGGAGAGGTTCGCTTTAATCTAAACTACGTGCAAGTACCTATTGCCTTAGCGGTTAATATTGGGCCGCTTAATGTTCACGCGGGTCCTTATTTTTCTTACCTGGTGTCCGCCAACGTGAAAGACCTAAAATCATCGGACTTTAACTCTTCGGATATTACCGACTTAAAAACCGACAACTTCAACCGATTTGATTATGGTGTGATGGGTGGTATTGGTTTTGATGTAAAAGGGGTAACCGTGGGAGCCCGCTATAACTATGGCCTACGTGAAGTAGGGAACAGTGGTCTGGCCGGTAACTTAACCGATAATTCCAAGAACTCCGTCGCGCAGATTTATCTCGGATTTGGTCTGTAG
- a CDS encoding TVP38/TMEM64 family protein, producing MIKQLFQKNLGTLVVMALLAVGPVLISSTVAVLLYQYQAVLQQLTFGQMVLYFMVVSFTMAFALTPTTFVALVTGFYLGWNGFPGVVISYGVASLIGYGLAQIIDHGKLIRFISHFDKAAAVMEELKHQSWSLIILTRISPVLPFALMTFVLAMMKVEKKKFFLASIVGMLPRTLFFFWLGTQAQDIIALLQNPDTGKGGQILIITLVLVSLFGLYVLFNRALKKALSKRVDAKI from the coding sequence ATGATAAAGCAACTTTTTCAAAAAAACCTGGGAACCTTGGTTGTCATGGCTTTATTAGCTGTTGGCCCTGTTTTAATTAGCTCCACCGTAGCTGTATTGCTCTACCAATACCAAGCTGTTTTGCAGCAATTAACTTTCGGTCAAATGGTGCTGTATTTTATGGTGGTATCGTTTACAATGGCTTTTGCCTTAACGCCTACTACGTTTGTAGCCTTGGTAACCGGTTTTTATTTAGGCTGGAATGGTTTTCCGGGAGTAGTTATTTCGTACGGGGTAGCTTCCTTAATTGGGTACGGCCTGGCTCAGATTATCGATCATGGTAAACTCATTCGGTTTATTAGCCATTTTGATAAAGCAGCTGCGGTAATGGAGGAATTGAAACATCAAAGCTGGAGTTTAATTATTTTAACCCGCATTTCTCCCGTACTTCCTTTTGCTTTGATGACGTTTGTGCTGGCAATGATGAAAGTAGAAAAGAAAAAGTTCTTCCTGGCTAGTATTGTGGGGATGTTGCCCCGCACTTTATTCTTTTTTTGGTTAGGTACGCAGGCGCAAGATATTATTGCCTTATTGCAAAACCCCGACACAGGTAAAGGTGGTCAGATTCTGATAATTACCTTAGTTTTGGTTTCCTTGTTTGGCCTCTACGTTCTGTTTAACCGGGCACTTAAAAAAGCGCTTAGCAAAAGAGTAGATGCAAAAATTTAA